From Luteolibacter arcticus, one genomic window encodes:
- a CDS encoding DUF2062 domain-containing protein, with protein sequence MKRKYLWMVRRAYRALRHPKLRHRGWWRKLTQPLFERRLWKPCRDTVAVGIAIGLFFGLIPLIPQSLFAAIAAMRVKANIPFAVAITWISNPLTNLPIWAAQLWLGNQVQGLLHLSPPEFAGTFEIPGVGVVNAATFLLGVLLSGLIAALLTFPAVHLFSAIMPHHLPRLPRRHRDAVVIVPPRGSGSSGN encoded by the coding sequence ATGAAGCGAAAGTATCTCTGGATGGTCAGGCGCGCCTATCGGGCCTTGCGCCATCCGAAGCTGCGACATCGCGGGTGGTGGAGAAAGCTGACCCAGCCCCTGTTCGAGCGCCGGCTGTGGAAGCCGTGCCGCGACACGGTGGCGGTCGGCATCGCGATCGGCTTGTTCTTCGGACTGATCCCGCTGATCCCGCAGTCGCTGTTCGCAGCGATCGCGGCGATGCGGGTGAAGGCGAACATCCCCTTCGCCGTGGCGATCACGTGGATTTCCAATCCGCTGACCAATTTGCCGATCTGGGCGGCCCAGCTTTGGCTGGGCAATCAGGTACAAGGCCTCCTGCATCTATCGCCGCCTGAGTTTGCCGGGACTTTCGAGATCCCGGGCGTCGGCGTGGTGAATGCCGCCACCTTCCTGCTCGGTGTGCTCCTGTCCGGCCTGATCGCGGCGCTTCTCACCTTCCCGGCCGTCCACCTGTTTTCGGCGATCATGCCGCATCACCTGCCGAGGCTGCCCCGCCGCCACCGCGACGCCGTCGTCATCGTCCCGCCTCGCGGTTCTGGAAGCTCCGGGAACTGA
- a CDS encoding undecaprenyl-diphosphate phosphatase produces MNWWQALILGIIEGLTEYLPVSSTGHLIVAQRMMMGNLTGQEKAAADCFAICIQGGAIAAVLGLYFPRVRQMAMGMLGRDKEGLKLVFAVLAGFLPAAIIGYLANDWIEEKLFHFKWVAIAWFVGGVAILGVDRWMKKGGGSKGVELAEITIKMALLIGFAQCLAMWPGTSRSLMTILGGILVGLRLSAAVEFSFLLGLITLGAATAKKAVWPVHDIAEKYDHKLGGALLMWDSYGPVPLLIGVIAATISAAFAVKWMVSYLNRKGLGVFGWYRIAIAIVAAVMIATNALGLGAG; encoded by the coding sequence ATGAATTGGTGGCAAGCGCTCATCCTCGGCATCATCGAGGGCCTCACCGAATACCTCCCCGTCAGCTCGACCGGTCACCTCATCGTCGCCCAGCGGATGATGATGGGGAACCTGACCGGCCAAGAGAAAGCGGCGGCGGATTGTTTCGCGATCTGCATCCAGGGCGGCGCGATCGCCGCGGTGCTGGGGCTCTATTTCCCGCGGGTCCGCCAGATGGCGATGGGCATGCTGGGCCGTGACAAGGAAGGCCTCAAGCTGGTCTTCGCCGTGCTCGCCGGCTTCCTGCCAGCTGCCATCATCGGCTATCTCGCCAACGACTGGATCGAGGAAAAGCTCTTCCACTTCAAGTGGGTCGCCATCGCGTGGTTCGTGGGCGGCGTTGCCATCCTCGGGGTGGACCGCTGGATGAAAAAGGGCGGGGGCAGCAAGGGCGTGGAGCTCGCTGAAATCACGATCAAGATGGCGCTGCTCATTGGATTCGCCCAGTGCCTCGCCATGTGGCCGGGCACCTCGCGCAGCCTGATGACCATCCTCGGCGGCATCCTCGTCGGCCTGCGCCTGAGTGCCGCGGTCGAATTTTCCTTCCTGCTCGGCTTGATCACGCTCGGGGCCGCCACCGCCAAGAAGGCCGTCTGGCCGGTCCATGACATCGCGGAGAAATACGACCACAAGCTCGGCGGCGCGCTGCTGATGTGGGACAGCTACGGCCCGGTCCCGCTGCTGATCGGCGTGATAGCGGCCACCATCTCCGCCGCATTCGCAGTGAAATGGATGGTCTCCTACCTGAACCGAAAGGGCTTGGGCGTCTTCGGCTGGTACCGGATCGCCATCGCGATCGTCGCCGCGGTGATGATCGCCACCAATGCGCTCGGCCTGGGCGCGGGCTGA
- a CDS encoding thermonuclease family protein, producing the protein MARRGPTKPWQLVLLLIIAVVVWALDQQRKTPAAGKSPSQKAPTAGYEVISGCRWQDHKSNDGDSFHVRLPDGRVEQFRLYYVDAPESQFRSYGGGRTNRERIHEQAQEMGLSDEQAVEIGQRAKSRAHDLLAGKPFTLHTRWDDPFGDRRYHAFVAPEGGPFLEETLVREGLVRIRTKPADLPDGTPVKERLRQLRDLEKEAKQAKRGAWGW; encoded by the coding sequence ATGGCACGGCGCGGACCGACCAAGCCCTGGCAGCTCGTGCTGCTGCTGATCATTGCCGTGGTCGTCTGGGCGCTGGATCAGCAGCGGAAAACGCCCGCCGCGGGGAAATCCCCCAGTCAGAAAGCTCCGACCGCCGGCTACGAGGTCATTTCCGGCTGCCGCTGGCAGGATCATAAGAGCAATGACGGCGACAGCTTCCACGTCCGCCTGCCGGATGGCCGGGTCGAGCAGTTCCGCCTCTACTACGTGGATGCGCCGGAAAGCCAGTTCCGCAGCTACGGCGGGGGCCGCACCAACCGCGAACGGATCCACGAGCAGGCGCAGGAGATGGGCTTGAGCGACGAGCAGGCGGTCGAGATCGGCCAGCGGGCCAAGTCCCGCGCCCACGACCTGCTGGCCGGCAAGCCCTTTACCCTCCACACCCGCTGGGACGACCCCTTCGGCGACCGCCGCTACCACGCCTTCGTCGCCCCCGAGGGCGGGCCTTTCCTGGAGGAAACGCTGGTCCGCGAGGGCCTCGTCCGCATCCGCACCAAGCCTGCCGACCTGCCCGACGGCACCCCGGTCAAGGAGCGGCTGCGGCAGCTGCGGGACCTGGAGAAAGAGGCCAAGCAGGCCAAGCGCGGTGCGTGGGGCTGGTGA
- a CDS encoding TPM domain-containing protein — protein sequence MRGLCVALLWIVAGWLNAQELDDFTAPPPPADRVLDEARIFARSPDRHQAIAGALAALEEKHGFPFYYVLYSSLYGRNLSDRAHALQHAWLGDAPGIVLVLETDSRNFRVGQAASKKDEIRTGTMLPVAGPKELAPSDLAMIVRGMEESLRQAANGEEFAERLATGMTAGISTLLDERAAAPEGSTRSRLILLAVGFGAAAGLISLLVVAGLKRAEAKALERFVFPKATVGTRLGAPFGGGKVSSRSFQNREAGR from the coding sequence GTGAGGGGACTGTGCGTTGCGCTGCTTTGGATCGTTGCGGGGTGGCTGAATGCCCAGGAGTTGGATGACTTCACCGCGCCGCCGCCGCCCGCCGATCGGGTGCTCGATGAAGCCCGGATCTTCGCGCGCAGTCCGGACCGGCACCAGGCGATCGCCGGGGCCTTGGCGGCGTTGGAGGAAAAGCACGGCTTCCCCTTCTACTACGTCCTCTACAGCTCGCTCTACGGCCGCAACCTCTCCGACCGTGCGCATGCCCTGCAACATGCCTGGCTCGGCGATGCGCCGGGCATCGTGCTGGTGCTGGAGACCGACAGCCGGAACTTCCGCGTCGGCCAGGCGGCTTCCAAGAAGGACGAAATTCGCACTGGGACCATGCTGCCGGTGGCCGGACCGAAGGAACTCGCTCCGTCCGATCTGGCGATGATCGTTCGCGGCATGGAGGAAAGCCTGCGACAGGCTGCCAATGGCGAGGAGTTCGCCGAACGGCTGGCCACCGGGATGACGGCCGGCATTTCAACGCTGCTGGACGAACGCGCGGCAGCCCCCGAGGGCTCGACCCGCAGCCGCCTGATCCTGCTCGCCGTCGGCTTCGGCGCGGCGGCCGGATTGATCTCGCTGCTGGTGGTGGCCGGCCTGAAACGCGCAGAGGCGAAAGCGCTGGAGCGTTTCGTCTTTCCCAAGGCGACCGTCGGTACCCGTCTCGGCGCGCCCTTCGGCGGGGGAAAGGTCAGTTCCCGGAGCTTCCAGAACCGCGAGGCGGGACGATGA
- a CDS encoding murein hydrolase activator EnvC family protein translates to MSRKPILILLALLLALLAPAAYGQQRTARVPLADGFDFPVGKPDATSYYKARGLRLRPPVHFGEDWNGAGGGDTDMGAPVYSIGDGVVTWAYDVHQGWGNVVIIRYAYRDPASGQVRFIDALYGHLREMLVKVGQIVKRGQQVGTIGNNRGMYAAHLHFEIRHNLSIGMHRESVARDMTNWADPTEFIKKYRRLNRDWGKAAMPLGTYQEYQGFKGL, encoded by the coding sequence GTGTCGCGGAAACCCATCCTCATCCTGCTGGCCCTGCTTTTGGCCCTGCTGGCGCCTGCCGCCTATGGCCAGCAGCGCACCGCGCGGGTGCCGCTGGCGGATGGCTTCGATTTCCCCGTCGGCAAGCCGGATGCCACCAGCTACTACAAGGCCCGCGGCCTGCGGCTGCGCCCGCCGGTCCACTTCGGCGAGGATTGGAATGGCGCAGGCGGCGGCGACACCGACATGGGTGCTCCCGTTTACAGCATCGGCGATGGCGTGGTGACCTGGGCCTACGATGTCCACCAAGGCTGGGGGAATGTCGTCATCATCCGCTACGCCTACCGCGACCCGGCTTCCGGCCAGGTTCGGTTCATCGATGCCCTCTACGGCCACCTCCGCGAGATGCTGGTGAAGGTCGGCCAGATCGTGAAACGCGGCCAGCAGGTCGGCACCATCGGCAACAACCGCGGGATGTATGCCGCCCACCTCCATTTCGAGATCCGCCACAACCTCTCCATCGGGATGCATCGCGAGAGCGTGGCCCGGGACATGACGAACTGGGCCGACCCGACCGAGTTCATCAAGAAGTACCGCCGCCTGAACCGCGACTGGGGCAAGGCCGCCATGCCGCTCGGCACCTATCAGGAGTACCAGGGTTTCAAGGGCCTCTGA
- a CDS encoding Bax inhibitor-1/YccA family protein has translation MNSSFNPYAVGPVAEAPLETRTEFVRKTYTHVAGAIGAFALLEFLLIQAGFGNAALAMLGTSKYSWLFVLGAFMVVSWLANKWASNGASKGMQYTGLVLYTFAEAVIFLPLIALALIRPDGVAIIGQAAVVTGFLVLGLTAIAFTTKKDFTFLGGMIKIGCFIALGLIVASIFMGFSLGVWFAGAMVVLMAGSILYNTSAIMYHYAPGQHVAAALSLFASIATMFWYVLRMFMSRD, from the coding sequence ATGAATTCCTCCTTCAATCCCTATGCCGTCGGACCGGTGGCGGAGGCGCCGCTGGAAACTCGCACCGAGTTCGTGCGGAAGACGTATACCCACGTGGCGGGAGCCATCGGAGCATTCGCCCTGTTGGAGTTTCTGCTGATCCAAGCCGGATTCGGAAACGCAGCCTTGGCCATGCTCGGCACCAGCAAGTATTCATGGCTGTTTGTGCTCGGCGCGTTCATGGTGGTCTCTTGGTTGGCCAACAAGTGGGCCTCCAATGGTGCCTCGAAGGGCATGCAGTACACCGGCCTCGTGCTCTACACCTTCGCGGAAGCCGTGATTTTCCTGCCGCTGATCGCGCTCGCGCTGATCCGGCCGGATGGAGTCGCCATCATCGGCCAAGCTGCGGTCGTCACCGGCTTCCTGGTGCTTGGCCTCACTGCGATTGCCTTCACCACCAAGAAGGATTTCACCTTCCTCGGCGGGATGATCAAGATTGGCTGCTTCATCGCACTCGGTCTGATCGTCGCGTCCATCTTCATGGGCTTCTCGCTCGGGGTATGGTTCGCTGGCGCCATGGTGGTGCTGATGGCCGGTAGCATCCTCTACAACACCAGCGCGATCATGTATCATTACGCGCCCGGCCAGCACGTCGCAGCCGCGCTCTCGCTCTTCGCCAGCATCGCCACCATGTTCTGGTATGTGCTGCGGATGTTCATGAGCCGCGATTGA
- a CDS encoding (deoxy)nucleoside triphosphate pyrophosphohydrolase, with protein MIDVVAGLILDDAGRLLACKRPEGKHLGGKWEFPGGKVEPGENPSDALVRELEEELGIRVETGVALTPVVWDYGRGPIRLHPFLCHIRSGTPHPHEHSEIRWCGKDELRDLDWAEADVPILAEWREIE; from the coding sequence ATGATCGACGTCGTCGCCGGCCTGATCCTCGACGACGCCGGCCGTCTGCTGGCCTGCAAACGTCCCGAGGGCAAGCACCTCGGCGGCAAATGGGAATTCCCCGGCGGCAAGGTAGAGCCCGGTGAGAACCCGTCCGACGCGCTCGTCCGCGAGCTGGAGGAAGAATTGGGAATCCGCGTGGAAACCGGTGTCGCCCTCACCCCGGTAGTCTGGGACTACGGCCGCGGCCCGATCCGCCTGCACCCGTTCTTGTGCCACATCCGCTCCGGCACCCCCCACCCCCACGAACACTCCGAGATCCGCTGGTGCGGAAAAGACGAACTCCGCGACCTCGACTGGGCGGAGGCCGACGTGCCGATCCTGGCCGAATGGCGGGAAATTGAGTGA
- a CDS encoding metallophosphoesterase family protein, whose translation MRIALFGDIHANLEALEAALADAAEQGCTDYVCLGDVVGYNADPAACLEKVRAMDCPVVKGNHDEDASGTHSLDSMNPVAAAALEWTREQLTDEQRTWLRRLRMVRQVEDFTVVHSTLDQPAHWNYVTNRFDAMSNFSYQFTQVCFHGHTHVPRVYVKTDKVAEVPADSVVIEDGSKYFINAGSVGQPRDGDWRACYAIYDLDHKLVVFRRVEYDIATTQRKILDAGLPSMLAERLADGR comes from the coding sequence ATGCGAATCGCTCTCTTCGGTGACATTCATGCCAACCTCGAAGCCCTCGAGGCCGCGCTGGCCGATGCCGCCGAGCAGGGGTGCACCGACTACGTCTGCCTCGGCGACGTCGTCGGCTACAATGCGGACCCCGCCGCCTGCTTGGAAAAGGTCCGCGCCATGGACTGCCCGGTAGTGAAGGGAAACCACGATGAGGACGCCTCCGGCACCCATTCGCTGGATTCCATGAACCCGGTGGCCGCCGCCGCGCTCGAGTGGACCCGCGAACAGCTTACCGATGAGCAGCGCACCTGGCTGCGTCGCCTGCGGATGGTCCGCCAGGTCGAGGATTTCACGGTCGTCCACAGCACCCTCGACCAGCCGGCCCATTGGAACTACGTGACGAACCGCTTCGACGCGATGTCGAACTTCTCGTACCAGTTCACGCAGGTCTGCTTCCACGGCCACACCCACGTCCCGCGGGTATACGTGAAGACCGACAAGGTCGCCGAAGTGCCGGCCGACTCGGTGGTGATCGAGGATGGCTCAAAATATTTCATCAACGCCGGCTCCGTCGGCCAGCCGCGCGACGGCGATTGGCGGGCCTGCTACGCCATCTACGACCTCGACCACAAGCTGGTCGTCTTCCGCCGCGTCGAGTACGACATCGCCACCACCCAGCGGAAGATCCTCGATGCCGGCCTGCCCTCGATGCTGGCCGAGCGCCTCGCCGACGGCCGATGA
- the leuA gene encoding 2-isopropylmalate synthase — MKTASISKYRPFPPVQLPDRTWPDQTITTAPIWCSVDLRDGNQALPQPMSVEEKLEFFDVLCRVGFKQIEIGFPSAADTEFNFCRRLIEENRIPEDVTIQILVQTREHLIRRSFEAIAGAKKAIVHIYNSTSPLQRRVTFSDATREQIRDIAIEGAKLVKELVPTIPNTEVILQYSPESFSDTELDFALECCNGVIDVWQPTPERKMIVNLPDTVQWATPNIHADMIEWMCRHLKSRESLLVSLHTHNDRGTGTAATELGLMAGADRVEGTLFGNGERTGNLDIVNVALNMNSHGIPTGLDFSDLTSLRQVYEKVTRMTVGERHPYAGELVFTAFSGSHQDAIKKGLDRREKETQGDPELAWGVPYLTIDPQDIGRSYEAIIRINSQSGKGGIAYILDREHGLDLPKTMHPQVGKRIYDLADELGRELTADEIRDAFYRLFANVELPLSVKDYELVHHTTERGQVACSATIELYGEERKIHGLGNGPINAFVQAMQGAGMKDFKVTDYRSHAVRGGSDANAAAYVQVQHDDGRILWGCGIDPSIEMAGLKALVTGWNLLRA, encoded by the coding sequence GTGAAAACCGCCTCGATCTCGAAATACCGGCCCTTCCCGCCGGTCCAACTGCCGGACCGCACATGGCCGGACCAGACCATCACCACCGCGCCGATCTGGTGCTCGGTGGACCTCCGCGATGGCAACCAAGCCCTCCCGCAGCCGATGTCGGTGGAGGAAAAGCTCGAGTTCTTCGACGTGCTCTGCCGCGTCGGCTTCAAGCAGATCGAGATCGGCTTCCCCTCGGCCGCGGACACGGAGTTCAATTTCTGCCGCCGCTTGATCGAGGAGAACCGCATCCCGGAGGACGTGACCATCCAGATCCTGGTGCAGACGCGTGAACACCTGATCCGCCGCTCCTTCGAAGCCATCGCCGGAGCGAAGAAGGCGATCGTCCACATCTACAACTCCACCTCGCCGCTGCAACGCCGCGTGACCTTCAGCGATGCCACCCGCGAGCAGATCCGCGACATCGCGATCGAGGGGGCCAAGCTGGTAAAGGAGCTGGTCCCGACCATCCCGAACACCGAGGTGATCCTGCAATACTCGCCGGAGTCCTTCTCGGATACCGAGTTGGATTTCGCCCTCGAGTGCTGCAACGGCGTGATCGACGTCTGGCAGCCGACGCCGGAGAGAAAGATGATCGTGAACCTGCCGGACACCGTCCAGTGGGCCACGCCGAACATCCACGCCGACATGATCGAGTGGATGTGCCGCCATTTAAAAAGCCGCGAATCGCTGCTCGTCTCGCTGCACACCCACAACGACCGCGGCACCGGCACTGCCGCCACCGAGCTGGGCCTGATGGCCGGCGCGGACCGCGTGGAGGGCACGCTTTTCGGCAACGGCGAACGCACCGGTAATCTGGATATCGTAAACGTGGCGCTGAACATGAACAGCCACGGGATCCCGACAGGGCTGGATTTCTCCGATCTGACCTCGCTGCGCCAAGTCTATGAAAAGGTCACCCGCATGACGGTGGGTGAGCGCCACCCGTATGCGGGCGAGCTGGTGTTCACTGCCTTTTCCGGCTCCCACCAGGACGCCATCAAGAAGGGCCTCGACCGCCGGGAGAAGGAGACCCAAGGCGACCCCGAGCTCGCGTGGGGTGTGCCGTACTTGACCATCGACCCGCAGGACATCGGCCGTTCCTACGAAGCAATCATCCGCATCAACTCGCAGTCCGGAAAGGGCGGCATCGCCTACATCCTCGACCGCGAACACGGCCTCGACCTGCCGAAGACGATGCACCCGCAGGTCGGCAAGCGCATCTACGACCTGGCCGATGAACTGGGCCGTGAGCTGACCGCGGACGAGATCCGCGATGCCTTTTACCGGCTTTTCGCCAATGTCGAGTTGCCGCTTTCCGTGAAGGATTACGAATTGGTCCACCACACCACCGAGCGCGGCCAGGTGGCCTGCTCCGCCACCATCGAGCTGTACGGCGAGGAGCGGAAGATCCACGGCCTCGGCAACGGCCCGATCAACGCCTTCGTCCAAGCGATGCAAGGTGCCGGCATGAAGGACTTCAAGGTGACCGACTACCGTTCGCACGCCGTCCGCGGCGGGTCGGACGCCAACGCCGCCGCCTATGTCCAGGTCCAGCACGATGACGGCCGCATCCTCTGGGGCTGCGGCATCGACCCGTCCATCGAAATGGCCGGCCTGAAGGCGCTGGTGACCGGGTGGAATCTGCTGCGGGCCTAG
- a CDS encoding ABC transporter ATP-binding protein, with the protein MDNAVEILDLVKDFRPVGRKEPLRAVDRVSLTIAPGEVYGLIGPNGSGKSTTMKALLGLVQPDSGVCRIFGNDSMQVDSRQDVGFLPENPYFYKHLSGAETLRFYGKLCGLRGATLEARVKELLHLVDLEGAGDRRLGGYSKGMLQRIGLAQALVQEPRLVILDEPTAGVDPVGSREIRDLILDLKTRGITVFLCSHLLEQVQEVCDRVGIIFRGKMVKEGRIDDLLAIGDQTEIVLRDASPELLEKLTAQIQADGHAELLRTGRPKTTLERLFLEETVNRRD; encoded by the coding sequence ATGGATAACGCCGTTGAGATCCTGGATCTGGTAAAGGACTTCCGCCCGGTGGGCCGCAAGGAACCGCTGCGTGCGGTCGACCGCGTGTCTCTAACCATCGCCCCCGGCGAGGTCTACGGGCTGATCGGGCCGAATGGCTCCGGCAAGTCCACCACCATGAAGGCGCTCCTTGGACTGGTGCAGCCGGACTCGGGCGTCTGCCGGATTTTCGGCAACGACTCGATGCAGGTCGATTCGCGCCAGGATGTCGGCTTCCTGCCGGAGAATCCCTATTTCTACAAGCACCTCAGCGGTGCGGAGACGCTGCGCTTCTACGGCAAGCTCTGCGGCCTGCGCGGCGCGACACTGGAGGCCCGGGTGAAAGAGCTGCTGCATCTGGTGGACCTCGAGGGTGCCGGCGACCGGCGGCTCGGCGGCTACTCGAAGGGCATGCTCCAGCGCATCGGCCTGGCCCAGGCTCTGGTCCAGGAGCCGCGGCTGGTCATCCTCGACGAGCCGACCGCGGGCGTCGATCCGGTGGGCTCGCGCGAGATCCGCGACCTGATCCTCGATTTGAAAACGCGCGGGATCACCGTGTTCCTCTGCTCGCATTTGTTAGAGCAGGTGCAGGAGGTATGCGACCGGGTGGGCATCATCTTCCGCGGGAAGATGGTCAAGGAGGGCCGCATCGACGACCTGCTGGCGATCGGCGACCAGACCGAGATCGTGCTGCGCGATGCCTCGCCGGAGCTGTTGGAAAAGCTGACCGCCCAGATCCAGGCCGATGGCCATGCCGAACTGCTGCGCACCGGCCGGCCGAAGACCACGCTCGAGCGGCTCTTTTTGGAGGAAACCGTGAACCGCCGCGACTGA
- a CDS encoding ABC transporter permease, translating into MPRPAPNRPLNPRRIGVIMMHTFTQLVRMKVFYFLGVFALILLASNLFNIQGIDRPNLEGVEVLRSIRSWSLGTMTLFSVVLGIVATALLLPKDVEDRTLYTILAKPVPRLDYLVGKLGGVLLLIFVSLLVMDLLMTGVLAVRSHLVVEAQSASALKAGWPADQIAALKQETLKQGPTWDLQGAVLAVFLRAVVISSTALMLSIVSTSTLFTTITGFIVYFIGNFQADAREMYLEPEGVSMLERLTGLAVATIFPDFQLFNIVDKIIEGKVIQPGALANLCGVTLFYLVLHLFVSWLIFSKKEF; encoded by the coding sequence ATGCCCCGCCCTGCGCCCAACCGTCCGCTGAATCCCCGCCGCATCGGCGTGATCATGATGCATACCTTCACGCAGTTGGTGCGGATGAAGGTGTTCTATTTCCTCGGCGTGTTCGCGCTGATCCTGCTGGCGAGCAACCTTTTCAATATCCAAGGCATCGACCGCCCGAACCTCGAAGGCGTGGAGGTGCTACGCTCCATCCGGAGTTGGTCGCTGGGGACGATGACCTTGTTCTCGGTGGTGCTCGGCATCGTCGCGACGGCGCTGCTGCTGCCGAAGGACGTGGAGGACCGGACGCTCTACACGATCCTCGCCAAGCCGGTGCCGCGGCTGGACTACCTCGTCGGCAAGCTCGGCGGGGTGCTGCTGCTGATCTTCGTCTCGCTGCTGGTGATGGACCTGCTGATGACCGGGGTGCTGGCGGTGCGCTCCCACCTCGTGGTCGAGGCCCAATCGGCCTCCGCGCTGAAGGCCGGCTGGCCGGCGGACCAGATCGCGGCCCTCAAGCAGGAGACGCTCAAGCAAGGTCCGACCTGGGATTTGCAGGGCGCGGTGCTGGCGGTCTTCCTGCGGGCGGTGGTGATTTCGTCCACCGCGCTGATGCTGTCGATCGTCTCGACCAGCACGCTGTTCACGACCATCACCGGCTTCATCGTCTACTTCATCGGCAATTTCCAGGCGGATGCCCGGGAGATGTACCTCGAGCCCGAAGGCGTGAGCATGCTGGAGCGCCTTACCGGCTTAGCGGTGGCGACGATTTTCCCGGACTTCCAGCTCTTCAACATCGTCGACAAGATCATCGAGGGGAAAGTCATTCAGCCCGGCGCACTGGCGAATTTGTGCGGCGTGACCCTCTTCTATCTGGTCCTGCACCTGTTCGTCTCGTGGCTGATCTTCTCGAAAAAGGAGTTCTGA
- the fdhD gene encoding formate dehydrogenase accessory sulfurtransferase FdhD, with protein MDKHVMATDADGAQVPDQVVIEEPLQIVIDGHPVAVTMRTPGHDAELALGFLLTEGVIRSRDDVRRIDTDSRDNHALVFLEEGAEVDLKRLTRHVFSASSCGLCGKATIEAVTSQRPPLPERTEFSAEVLLSAPAKLEAAQSVFSRTGGLHGAGIFAADGTPQVIREDIGRHNAVDKVLGHALQAGWNLSQSFLLVSGRVSFEIMQKALAGGLPLVAALSAPSSLAVEFAVESNQTLVAFLRPPRFRVFAGRLAG; from the coding sequence ATGGACAAGCACGTGATGGCCACCGACGCGGACGGCGCACAGGTTCCCGACCAAGTGGTGATCGAGGAGCCGCTGCAAATCGTCATCGATGGCCATCCGGTCGCGGTCACGATGCGCACGCCCGGTCACGATGCGGAACTCGCACTCGGCTTCCTGCTCACGGAGGGCGTCATCCGCTCGCGGGATGATGTGCGCAGGATCGACACCGACTCGCGCGACAATCACGCGCTCGTCTTCCTCGAGGAAGGCGCGGAGGTGGATCTCAAGAGGCTGACCCGCCACGTCTTCAGCGCCTCTTCCTGCGGACTCTGTGGGAAAGCGACCATCGAGGCGGTGACCTCGCAGCGCCCGCCCTTGCCGGAGAGGACCGAGTTTTCCGCCGAAGTCCTGCTTTCCGCACCGGCGAAACTCGAAGCCGCCCAATCGGTCTTCTCCCGCACCGGCGGCTTGCACGGGGCGGGGATCTTCGCGGCGGATGGCACGCCGCAGGTCATCCGGGAGGACATCGGCCGCCACAACGCGGTGGACAAGGTGCTGGGCCACGCCCTGCAAGCCGGGTGGAATTTATCTCAAAGTTTCCTATTGGTCTCCGGACGCGTGTCTTTCGAGATCATGCAAAAGGCGCTCGCGGGGGGCCTGCCCTTGGTCGCCGCTCTCTCGGCGCCCTCTTCACTGGCGGTGGAATTCGCGGTGGAATCGAACCAAACACTGGTCGCTTTCCTACGCCCGCCTAGGTTCCGCGTCTTCGCCGGCAGACTCGCCGGGTGA